The sequence CAGGTCGATCACGCTTTTGGATGACCTTCCACATATATGCATCAAGCTTTGGACCAATAACATCAACACTAAGAACAGGTGAATTAGGGACTACCTGATCCTCACTCATATTAAAAGCATGATTTGCAAGTTGACTTGTACCACCCTGATTTTCCTTGTCATCTTCAAGTTGAGAGATATAGTCATTGCAGGTAACTTCATTTGCAGCTTGTTCAACAGAAGAGTCTGACAAACTGTCCTCGGAAAGCTCCATATTATCTTGCACCATCACTGGCTGCATGTGCTCCTGTTGCAAAACCACCTCTTGCTGCATTTCTAACAGTACTGCATCAGCATGTGCTTGGTTAACTTCAGCTTGGTGTTGTGCTAATTCGGCTTGCAAGGAATTCCTCATCTTGTGTCCAATCAAGTCACAGTATTCACAAAAGTTACATGGAAAGTTATGGAATTGAAAATAGATTGGGTTTATGTGGCCCAATTCATTCTCTTCATTGACAGTAAACCTAAGTCTCTGCCTGAACCTTATGTTTGCCCTGACTGTGATTGAGAAACTCCCATTATTTTTTCTCACAGGATATGAGAAAGATAGAATCTCCCCCATGCAAGCCAGATACCTTCTGAGATTCTCACTTGTAACCTGAGCTGGTGATAAGTTACTAATAGTTATGAAGAACATCTCCATAGTTGGGTACCAATCTTGTAGGTTATCCGTAACCTCCCATTTCTTGATACAAAATAAATCTCCAGAAACTAGAAGGTTCTTATTTTAtactagatttaaattaaacatgaTAAGGTTTTATCACCTAGCAAATTAACAATTGGGGGAGCCTCAGGTGCTTGATGACTGCGGTATTGACTTGCCATAAGAAGTGCTTGAAGTAGCTCTCAGAAGTTGATTGGAGATGCTAATAAGATTATCAACTTTTCGAAGAAAATTGCGCCATCTAAACTGATTCTTAAGTAAGGATAAAATATATTATctataacatatatatatatatatatatatatatatatatatatatatatatatatatatatatatatatatatatagttaatgGAAACATGATTTGAGGTTTAACAGAAAATAGATAACAATATTTAAACTCCGAACTGGGTATCAAAATCGAACTACAAGTTAATGGAAACATGAAATGAGGTTCAACAGAAAATAGATAACAATATTTAAACTCTGAATTGGGTATCAAAATCGAACTAGAGGATGACCAATATCATCGCATAATTGATCTTATATATTATTCGCAGACAAAGCAGATTGCTTCACCCACCTAAAACCCACGTTTGTTACATGGAAAGTAGATTTTATTACTTAAAAGAAAATGCACAAAAAGGCGTGTGTTTTCACTAAGTATCGACATTATTATTACAATAAGAAAACAAGTGCAGGGTCATCGATTCTACAACCATCACTTTGAGCTATGATGCAAAAGAATAACTGAATCAAAATTTATATTTCAAGTGGTACATAATGACCGAATAATACTTACATGGGTTGAGAAATATATGTTTAGACATCTGTGCTAGATGACATGAGCACAGTCCCCTGCTTCGCAAATCAACACTGCTGTTTCTTGGTTGAGTTGATTCGCCAACTTGGGTTGGAGCTTCTGATACTCATCTTTGACAAATGAAGCAGCTTCCGCTGCATGATTGGCATCAACAAATGCAAGACAACACCCCCTAAATCCTGCACCACTAAACCGAGCTCCAAACACCCCGGGAGTCTTCAGAAGTACCTCGTAAAGTTGTATCAGTGGTTCACAGCCTACACAATTTGTGATGTACTCATTACATGATTATACTAAAACCTTACCTTCTAAGTGCAATTACAAAATGTTATAGTGTGATATCACGTGGGATGATTTCTCAAGGACAGCACCTAATGCTGTCCGTGGAGAGTGGAGTCTACTACAACGTCACACTTGTGTGTTCAATTAAGTCTCATACCCAGGATTTCCTAAGGCAGCTGCTCATGTAGCATTACCCGACTCTATGTTGTTTTACATGTAATCCGAATATTCACATTTTTTTTACCAGGATATTGGCGAAAAAACTGTCAGACTCACTCTAAAGAGATAATTTTAGTTTTTACAAATTGTAGAGCATACCACAATTTTAGTACCTTAGATTTCAGAGTAAAAGGTGGATACTTTGAAACACCAACAAGGAAAAGAAAATCAGAGTTTACGCACCACACTCATAGTTCTGAATGGAACTCAGACCCGAGGCTGAAATAAGCTTCCCAAATTCTTCAACTTTACCAGAAGACCATGCTTCAAGCCCTGATAGTGACAACTTCCAAGATTAATAAGACTACACACTAAGTACATAAAATGGTAATAATAAGTCAATGGAACTGGACAAGACTGCTAAAAGGCTTCCGTGGAGACATATTACCTTTAGTAACTCTCACATTTTCTGAGAAATAATGTTCTGCTCTTCTAGCTAGATTTGTCTCTAATTTGTCCTATAAAcattgaaggaaaaagaaaattctGATAATGCAAGATCATAGTATAAATCAACCAAATCTCCGTAAAATTTTATAGACAAAAATGTACCTTGTGAGCTTCATATGCTTCTGGTTCAACTGTATCAGAATGATAGAAGAGAAAATTGTGAGTTAACTCATCGTACAAAAATTTTAAATagcaaaaaaattacaagaaaaatGGGGAGAAAAATATTCACCGTTGCAAAGAACAGGCTCCATTAGGTTATTCCCCGAAGCACTACAAGTAGGATCAAGCACAAAGTGTCAACCGCTAACTGCTTTCAAAAGTTAATCACAAGAACTACAGAGAGCTAGTTATGATACCCTATCACAGGGAAGGTTGCTAGTACTGATAGCCGAAATCCACAGTATTCCAATCTCAAGTATATAACCAGTGGGAAGTGAACAAGAATATTCAGAAAGAACAATATACACTGAAGCATGAAAGAGGCCCAGATAAATCAACCCAATTATGGATTGGAATTAGTTGCTGGCACATGGTCTCATCATGCAGATTAGGTGCTGAGTTTGGAAGAAATTAGGAAGTGAAGCGCAATGGAATATGAAACAGGACTATAGGAATTTAGGTGTTGATCTTGAAAGCAACGCAATTATCATGCAAATGCATTCAATAACAAGTGTGAAGTATTTTACCTCAAAAGAGCTTTAGCTGCTTCTTGGCACTCAGAAACACGGCGATTGTATCCAGGATTACTGGTCAAAGCCTGCTTCAATCCTGAAAATGCTAATAATATTTTATACTCTCTGTGCTCCTCTTTTGATTGGTTCTCCTGCAACTTTGGAGATTTTACGAGCTTGTGTTCCTTCGTCTACATGTTGCAAAATAGAAAATTATGAGCTGAAGGTTTGCTAGTCAGTTGTTAATATAATTCGTTTTTAGATAGTTGTAGAATGCAAGAAGTTGAAGAAAACTGAAAATGTTAGCATCTGCGTATTGGATCATTTCAGGATAAAGCTAAAACCAGAATATCAATAAAGGCCATGAAAGTAAAGACAACAAACCTGCAACTAGTATAATTCAAAACCATTCCCCCCCTATTTTAGAATGTTATAGATATGGGAAATTAAGAATTACCTTGCAATTCATGTAAGTTAGGCAACCATAGCGGGAGAGCAATATGGCTGATGGGTCCAAAATACCATTTTTCAAACCTAAATATTCATTTTCAATTAGCCTGGAAACATGAGCAAGTGTACCACTCAATAATCTGTACACAAAACATACCAAGagagtttgcaaaagattgtttGCCAGGAAAACTTACCGATCCAATTCAatattttctgtgggagacacttTTAAATTATTTGCACATTCAAAAGCCAACAGATAAGCAATTCCAACCTGTTAAcaaacaattgttttttttttaaaacacagTCTACTCATTACTCTAGAATCTACTGAGATGAATGCAGTATCTATCGGTGTTCAGAAACTTAGGATGTAAGCAAACTAAAAGTTTCATCAGAAACTAGAGGAACAATAACTTACTGCAGCTGAGGAGCTTAGACCAGAACTATCGAGTCCCTCAGAACCACAAATGTATCCTACGATGCCCTGCAACAAGAAGAACACGTGTTTAATTACCTTTAAAGCTTTGAGCAACGCCCATTGAAAGAGAGTGAGAAATTATCAGGATTCAAGCGAAGGTGCATGCGCAACCTGCTTTAAGAGGTTTCCTGCTCTTTGCAATGCATACGATGCTCCTCTTGCATAATTTCCCCACTGACATTCTTCATGAATTGTAGTTCCATTACTGGTATGGTCCTCACCATTCTTACAATTAACAGGCCTAGGGTGCTGTATTTCATCTATTCTGGGAGTCAAAGTAGAACAAAACATCATTCACACAGTGTCCCTGCAATACTGAAACAACTAAAGTTCCTAGAATTACCATACAAGAGATATCAATCACATCAAATTTTGTTTTATGCCGAAGTCTTTGTTTCAAGTCGTTTAATATCACTAGTTAGGTCTCATCTGTTGTTCCCTTCCTAAGTAAGTTAAAATCAGACTACCCAGTTAAAAGTTATAATGATAGGTGGGAAATTGCTGAAACAGGAAACAGTACAGGACATCCATACCTAAATCTGACTTCACCTTGAAATTGTCCTGACCGAAGGAGGACCTACGCATCATTTTCTCTTCATTATCAAGTGAACAAAAGTGCACAAACTAAAAGAATCTATAAAACTTAAAACAACTTCCCAGATACAGATTCAAACAGCATTAGGATCAACAGAAAAAGGAAACAATACTTGCTATTCATTGATAATCTGTTTCGGTCAATTAAAGGTGATAGATAACCTGTTGACTTTCGGAAGCAACAAACCCCAAGAGTATTCCTTTATTTATCGTCATAGCTGAAACTGCTCCTCCCTATAAATtatttgagaaataaataaagaTCCTTGTTAATGATAATGCTTGTAATATGCATAGTAAACCATTGTAATTGAAGAACATcacttttcagtttgtaacataAGCATTAGCCTAAATAAGAACATCAGATTCTTTGACCAAAATATGGCAAAATAGAAAAATGGTATCATATCGCACCTGATGATCAATATGGGCTCCCAGTGGACAAATTCTATAAGGAGAGACAACAACCTTAACTTCTTCAACGCCTCTTCCACTTACGTTAGCAACCATCTTCTTTACATCATCCAACTGAAACAGAAACCGAGTTAGTATTAACCATCACTAACCACCATATGTACATCAACATAGATCTACCACATTCCACTCCTTGTTTGACCCATATCATTGTCATTTTTTCGTCTTCTTTATGACTTTATCCATTCTTATACAAGCACAAGAATTAGAAGTCAGTGTTAAATTGTAGAATGTGTCTACTAACCCTTTGGTTATATACATTTTCATCATTCTCACTAACAATTTGATCTATAAGAAAAACTACACTATCATAGAAACccccaaattcaaacaaaaaaacTGATGATTAAACAAAATCATGGTCATTTCATGAACATAATCAAAATTACAGATAATTAAGTCAAACCccatgaagaaaattaaacacaTTGCAGTAAAAAATatctttataagaaaaaaactaagCAGGAATCAGGTCTGTTTCAGTATTACCTCTGCTTCAGAAGGCCAAGATAAACGACCCATTGTGAAAATCCTTTTGGAAATTTCTCCAGTTTAAGATGTTTTAAGTCTGGGTTTTGATCGTCTAGATCAAAATCAGAAGAAATTTAAGATCTTGACTTGTTTATAGAGAGAGTGTGGAGTAGAGTTAAAGATATGGACCTAACAATGAAATTTGATAAGATGTCAGCTTTTCTCTTCAGATGGGTTAATCTGAACCGTCAATCAGTGTACCAAATACTTGAACTTTTAACTAAATCACTCACTGATTTGGTTGAATCTGATTTGAAGAGGAACTTTTTGGAAACACAATTGCACGAACCAAAGACCAAAACCCGTTAGCAAGTACGGGATTGGGTAGGAGATAATGTTAACTCACCAAAATTGCACATAGTTTTTACACCGGCCTGACCAAGCCTTGCACAATTGCACAAACATCAACCGGAAAACCTAACAGAGTCGTACATGCAATTTGAATAAGGATCTGACTGAATCTGAAAAATTTATTCGTAACCTGATCCCAAACCTGAATTCGGTTTGCTAGATGGGTTATTTGGATATGACCCACAAACCGAGTTAGCATTTGGGAATGAGAAATTAAGTTAAGGCCCATTCATGGGTCTATAATACGAGGCCCCtagttaaaataaaaataaatctaggtCTTGAATTATAGAAAGGCGTTCTCCCTTACGTATATTGTTAAGCCCTtaactaaataaaatttaaatttaaattcaaattattaaaatatagtaAAATGATATCTctataccaccaccaccgccaccgctcACCACCACTTCTGACCACCAATCGCCTTCGTCAACCAATACCACCTCCAAacacatccatatggcatgtgtaGCGAGAAGTTACGCATCAGTGTGGCAAATGTAACGAGAAGTTGCACTTCTATATGACATCTGCACCCAAAAATCACATCTATATGGCATGGAACAGTTAGATATAGGCATATGCCATCTGTAATTAAAAGCTActcatgcatatgacatgtgtacccagaagttacacatccataatgAATGTGTATccaaaagttacacatccataatgAATGTGTatctaaaagttacacatgcacatGGATGTGTATCTCAATAGTTACACGTCAAAAAAGAAACATGTATTTAGTTGTTATTGAAACAATAATTTGCATCTAACTAGTGTAACTTAGAGTGACACATGTATATGTCATATCCATTTGTCATGAAGTTGCATATAAcatgtaattaggagttacaagATAAGTACCTTATTCACACTTGGTGAGATGCGTACAATGAATGACGAACCAAAATGTATCTATATCCACTGAAGACGGCACCTCCACTTAGATCTTTTGGATAAAATGACAGACTAGTTAGTATCAAAACACATGCCAACCAATGTTAGCTAGTAAGAACCACGTTTTAGGAAGAAAGTAGAAGAAATATAATAATTTCACAAATAAGCATGCAAGCATGTTCTATTAACATAAGTGTAGCATGTTAATTGTTAACATTTTATAAAAAATTACATCTCAGCTCAGGACATCACACTTTATACATAACAttagcaagttacacatgctaattaaaaagaaaaaacacagactCAGACGTGAAAAATTCTGGATCACGTATACAAGTTATATGAATATTAGACGCAAGTTatacatgctaattggatgtgtagaagaaagttacacatgctaattgaaagAAAACAGACTCAGGACTGGAAGAAGTTATATTTAtgtgtaactgcgagttacacatgctagTTGGATGTGTAAAAGAAAGTTACACATGCTTACTGGATCTGTACGcaaattacacatgctaattgaaagaaaaaacatATTCAAACTGGAATAAGTTATATTTATGTGTAACcgcgagttacacatgctaattgtaTGTGTAGAAACAAGTTTCATATGCATACTGGATATGCAGACGCAAGTTACGCATactaattgaaagaaaaaactGACTCAAAGCTGGAAGAAGCTATATTTAAGTGTaactgcaagttacacatgctaattggatgtgtagaagcaagttacacatgctaattggatgtgtagaagcaagttacacatgcaaattgggTGTGTAaatgaaagttacacatgttgtaTATCATCACATAACAAAATTCATCTTACAACAACAAAATTAAAACAACAATCTAATATGAAGAAATTTAAACTTACAAAGGATTAAATAGCATCGAAAACTCAAAGCTGGCGAAAGTTAAATCGACCGAACATGTATTATTAATCAAAGTATATCGAGTTCATATCTGAATTTTTATTTTCGGTCAGAATTATAGATTCAGAAATAAATCAAATCTCACTCAAGAAcccaaaaaaaatgatgaaattttTCATAATTTACATCTTAAAAGAAAGATTAAGATAAGATActaatttttagagcactgctcggtcgaactcgcaagcgttgctatctcaagattgtttgtcaagtttagttgtcaaaactataagtcttgatttctagtctacttatagatacgtctcggattaggatagaaagtgtagttgagcattagacttcacggcgttcatcgattgaagacgaagaactactaagaggagattgtggaacttcatcaacaaaaggtatgtggagacttgaactcatctatcactcagaaatctatctactctatctcctatttgagacaaaattcgtatagctatatggacttcgattatacacatttgatatttcgagctgagtttaactcgcttacatatttctcaaaatatgtgttggtaagctttagctttaaccaagttcatcttatattcttgacgaaagtcaaaagatgatcatgtgaaaatcgccttgtaacatcttacatgatttttgtgagacagtcatttgatgtagactcagaatgtttcgtactgatcattcgatcacttgaaaattgatttgaagctaataatttgtgtgagacagctattgtcgtcttccaagaatgtttcaatgattgaaatgggagttttgaacgattaaccatgattggatataaacacagtatgcgtacttgcatatgtatagtccaagaccggcaatctagtatgcatactcgtatgcgtactggttggtcaggtgaagtctgggagctatagtatgcatacccgtatgcgtactggcgaagtcagttgaagtccgagaactttagtatgtgtacccgtacgcgcactatattcaactgaATTCGGATGTGAACgaaaatatgcgtacccgtttgcatactggagaaCACAGTTCAAGtgcggct comes from Papaver somniferum cultivar HN1 chromosome 7, ASM357369v1, whole genome shotgun sequence and encodes:
- the LOC113299956 gene encoding galacturonokinase-like, with the translated sequence MGRLSWPSEAELDDVKKMVANVSGRGVEEVKVVVSPYRICPLGAHIDHQGGAVSAMTINKGILLGFVASESQQVLLRSGQFQGEVRFRIDEIQHPRPVNCKNGEDHTSNGTTIHEECQWGNYARGASYALQRAGNLLKQGIVGYICGSEGLDSSGLSSSAAVGIAYLLAFECANNLKVSPTENIELDRLIENEYLGLKNGILDPSAILLSRYGCLTYMNCKTKEHKLVKSPKLQENQSKEEHREYKILLAFSGLKQALTSNPGYNRRVSECQEAAKALLSASGNNLMEPVLCNVEPEAYEAHKDKLETNLARRAEHYFSENVRVTKGLEAWSSGKVEEFGKLISASGLSSIQNYECGCEPLIQLYEVLLKTPGVFGARFSGAGFRGCCLAFVDANHAAEAASFVKDEYQKLQPKLANQLNQETAVLICEAGDCAHVI